The window TTTAAAAATTTTCTACTTATTTGTGGGTCGGGTTTTTTGGGGTGGGGGTCTGGGTCCTGGCGGTTGGGTGGGGGGGGGGGCGCGGCCCCCCCCGCCGCCCCGCGCCGGGCGCCCCCCCCCGACCCTTGCGTTAGCAAGGGGCACGCCCAAAAAAATAAAATTATTTTTCAGAAACAGCACATTTTGAACAAAAAAGCACGGATTGAGATAAAATCAGTCATATATTTTTAAACATTCGTTGCCTAATAGCTTCATACAAAATTATCCCTGCGGCTACACTTACATTTAGAGAAGAAATTTTTCCTTGCATGTAAATTTTAGCTTGTATATCCGAAGCTTGGCAAAGTGCGTTTTGTATCCCTTTACCTTCTGAACCCATAATGATTGCAGTAGGTAGCGTAAAATCAATCTTATACATTTCTATATCTCCTTTTTCAGTACAGGCTACAATCTGTAAACCGCACTCTTTCAAATAAAATAAAGTGTTTTTCAAATTTCTTTCTTTGCACACAGGAAGATACATCAATGCTCCCGCAGAAGTTTTAATCGCAACACTGTTAATTTTTGCACTGTTTTGAATGGGAATTACCAAAGCATCGGCACCTGCACAATAAGCTGTACGAGCAATAGCGCCAAAATTATGCACATCAGTTATACCAT is drawn from Bacteroidia bacterium and contains these coding sequences:
- the rlmB gene encoding 23S rRNA (guanosine(2251)-2'-O)-methyltransferase RlmB → MGEKNQVIFGYHPIIEAFEAGKTIDKILLSHKAGKNELLEKVFTLAKIHNVWIQRVPEVKIEKEARYQNHQGIVAYLSEIKYGHLEEIIAQSFEKGKMPLVVILDGITDVHNFGAIARTAYCAGADALVIPIQNSAKINSVAIKTSAGALMYLPVCKERNLKNTLFYLKECGLQIVACTEKGDIEMYKIDFTLPTAIIMGSEGKGIQNALCQASDIQAKIYMQGKISSLNVSVAAGIILYEAIRQRMFKNI